The proteins below come from a single Trachemys scripta elegans isolate TJP31775 chromosome 16, CAS_Tse_1.0, whole genome shotgun sequence genomic window:
- the LOC117888900 gene encoding C-X-C chemokine receptor type 3-2-like produces MIREGLGSSRIKSIGNMISTTGDYYEDYSNYPNISEDTAPCRLDAVGEFGRYFVPPVFTLVFVVGLAGNGLVLVVLGRRRCPWHLADRYLFQLALADILLVLGLPFWATQFAHGWVFGEVLCKLVGALSAVNSYSSILLLAGISIDRYLAIVHAVQLYRRLRALHLHLACALLWAICLALSVPELHFRTVPFQPQGQASICHRGFKAHEAQAWRVVLHLTSFFLGFLLPLLVMLFCYGRIFCTLHRAQLPARPRSLWLVLLLLAVFVLCWAPFHVFLLLDSLQRLGYIGRHCALERVLDFGLLVTEGLGLLHCCLNPLVYAFAGIKFRRELSKLCWKGQRHRQSSSQRQILSTREQSHHRGETSVHSTPEGDTDHGYSVML; encoded by the coding sequence gactACAGCAACTATCCTAACATCAGCGAGGAcactgccccctgcaggctggatgCGGTCGGCGAGTTTGGACGGTACTTCGTCCCCCCGGTCTTCACCCTGGTCTTtgtggtggggctggcagggaatGGGCTGGTGCTGGTGGTGCTGGGGCGGCGACGATGCCCCTGGCACCTCGCTGACCGGTATCTCTTCCAGCTGGCGCTGGCTGACATACTGCTGGTGCTAGGGCTGCCCTTCTGGGCTACGCAGTTTGCCCATGGCTGGGTGTTTGGGGAGGTGCTCTGCAAATTGGTGGGGGCGCTGTCGGCAGTAAACAGCTACAGCAGCATCCTGCTTCTCGCTGGCATCAGCATCGACCGGTATCTGGCCATCGTGCACGCCGTGCAGCTGTACCGGCGCCTGCGAGCCCTGCACCTGCACCTGGCCTGCGCCCTCCTCTGGGCCATCTGCCTGGCCCTCTCTGTCCCGGAGCTGCACTTCCGCACCGTGCCcttccagccccagggccaggcctCCATCTGCCACCGGGGCTTCAAAGCCCATGAGGCCCAGGCCTGGCGGGTGGTGCTGCACCTCACCTCCTTCTTCCTAGGCTTCCTGTTGCCACTGCTGGTGATGCTCTTCTGTTATGGCCGCATTTTCTGCACACTGCATCGGGCACAGCTGCCGGCCAGGCCCCGCTCGCTGTGGctggtgttgctgctgctggcggtcTTCGTGCTTTGCTGGGCCCCCTTCCACGTCTTCCTGTTGCTGGACAGTCTGCAGCGTCTGGGCTACATTGGCCGCCACTGCGCCCTGGAGCGGGTGTTGGACTTCGGGCTGCTGGTGACCGAGGGGCTGGGCctgctgcactgctgcctcaACCCCCTGGTCTATGCCTTCGCTGGCATCAAATTCCGCAGGGAGCTCTCCAAGCTGTGCTGGAAGGGCCAGCGCCACAGACAGAGCTCGAGCCAAAGACAGATCCTCTCCACCCGGGAGCAGAGCCACCATAGAGGGGAAACGTCAGTGCACAGCACCCCAGAGGGGGACACAGACCATGGCTACTCAGTCATGCTGTGA
- the LOC117889225 gene encoding anionic trypsin-1-like: MTMWLVLALLAVAAAAPQGVDRIVGGYECSPHSQPWQVSLNVGYHFCGGSLITDQWVVSAAHCWYYPDSMQVILGDHNIQVFEHTEHLMRIETIVWHPSYDYQTMDHDIMLIKLAHPVRTDAYVQPVSLPTACPAAGTSCVVSGWGNILSDGVFSPYNLQCVNIPILSNAECEASYPGMITSTMLCAGYLEGGKDACQGDSGGPLVCNGELQGIVSWGVGCAQKDQPGVYTKVCSLLPWIKSTMAAN; encoded by the exons ATGACAATGTGGCTCGTGCTGGCGTTGCTTGCGGTGGCAG ctgctgcaCCACAGGGAGTAGACAGGATTGTCGGGGGATACGAGTGCAGCCCCCATTCACAGCCCTGGCAGGTCTCCCTTAATGTCGGGTACCATTTCTGTGGCGGATCCCTCATCACGGACCAGTGGGTGGTGTCAGCTGCCCACTGCTGGTACTA CCCCGACTCCATGCAGGTGATCCTGGGAGACCACAACATCCAGGTCTTTGAACACACCGAGCACCTGATGCGCATCGAGACCATTGTGTGGCACCCCAGCTATGACTACCAGACAATGGACCATGACATCATGCTCATCAAGTTGGCTCACCCTGTCCGGACTGACGCCTATGTCCAGCCCGTTTCCCTGCCGACCGCCTGCCCAGCTGCCGGCACTTCCTGTGTGGTGTCGGGATGGGGCAATATCCTCAGTGACGGTG TGTTCAGCCCCTACAACCTGCAGTGCGTCAACATCCCCATTCTCAGCAACGCAGAGTGCGAGGCCTCCTACCCCGGGATGATCACCAGCACCATGCTGTGCGCTGGCTACCTGGAGGGAGGCAAGGATGCATGCCAG GGAGACTCTGGTGGTCCACTGGTCTgcaatggggagctgcagggcattGTGTCCTGGGGGGTCGGCTGTGCCCAGAAGGACCAACCCGGAGTCTACACCAAAGtctgctccctgctgccctgGATCAAGAGCACCATGGCTGCCAACTAG